A single region of the Sphingobium sp. EP60837 genome encodes:
- a CDS encoding phage major capsid protein translates to MTDQLEASFDAVVQGERIEALEGEIAALKGALIQQQRPALDGVKGGAFDPKRAAFVERYLRQGLEAGVELKSFSAASGAAGGYAVPREIDQIIDATLKSISPIRSIANVVRTGTAGYRKLVTSGGIVSGWASETGSRAETGTPSFNEIVPPSGELYANPAASQAMLDDAQFDVEGWLAGEIAREFAAAEGAAFVNGNGTNKPKGFLTYTTTNEADSARAFGSLQYVASGASAGFAATSPQDKLIDLVQSLRAPYRQGAVFVMNSATMAAIRKMKTSDGAFIWQPSLAAGQPATLLGYPVVEAEDMPDIAAGSLSIAFGNFQAGYVISERSETSILRDPFSNKPFVHFYAVKRIGGAVANSEAIKLMKFSAS, encoded by the coding sequence ATGACGGACCAGTTGGAAGCGAGCTTTGATGCAGTGGTGCAGGGTGAGCGTATCGAGGCGCTCGAGGGGGAGATTGCGGCGCTGAAGGGCGCGCTGATCCAGCAGCAGCGGCCGGCGCTGGACGGGGTGAAGGGCGGGGCGTTCGATCCCAAGCGCGCCGCTTTTGTCGAACGCTATCTGCGGCAGGGGCTTGAGGCAGGCGTGGAGCTGAAAAGCTTTTCGGCCGCCAGTGGCGCAGCGGGCGGTTATGCGGTGCCGAGGGAGATCGACCAGATCATCGACGCGACGCTCAAGAGCATCTCGCCGATCCGGTCGATCGCCAATGTCGTGCGCACTGGCACGGCAGGCTATCGCAAGCTGGTGACTTCGGGCGGTATCGTGTCCGGCTGGGCGAGCGAGACGGGTTCGCGGGCCGAGACGGGAACGCCCAGCTTCAACGAGATCGTGCCGCCATCGGGTGAGCTTTACGCCAATCCGGCGGCGAGCCAGGCGATGCTGGACGATGCGCAGTTCGATGTCGAAGGCTGGCTGGCGGGCGAGATTGCGCGTGAATTTGCTGCGGCCGAGGGCGCGGCCTTCGTCAATGGCAATGGCACGAACAAACCCAAGGGCTTCCTGACCTATACGACCACCAATGAGGCGGACAGCGCGCGTGCCTTCGGTTCGCTACAATATGTCGCGTCGGGCGCGTCGGCGGGCTTTGCGGCGACGAGCCCGCAGGACAAGCTGATCGACTTGGTCCAGAGCCTGCGTGCGCCCTACCGTCAGGGGGCCGTGTTCGTCATGAATTCGGCGACGATGGCGGCCATCCGCAAGATGAAGACGAGCGATGGCGCGTTCATCTGGCAGCCTTCTTTGGCGGCCGGGCAGCCCGCGACGCTGCTGGGCTATCCGGTGGTCGAGGCCGAGGACATGCCGGATATTGCGGCGGGATCGCTGTCGATCGCTTTTGGTAATTTCCAGGCGGGCTATGTGATTTCCGAACGCAGCGAGACGAGCATCCTGCGCGATCCGTTCAGCAACAAGCCGTTCGTGCATTTCTATGCGGTGAAGCGGATTGGCGGCGCGGTGGCCAATTCGGAGGCGATCAAGCTGATGAAATTCTCGGCTTCGTAA